The sequence TATACGGTGTTGGCATAGATGAAAATGAGCTATCCGCACTTGCACACCATTTCGGGTGTAGAATAGGGAGTTTCCCCTTTACTTACCTCAGGCTCCCTATTGGTTCTAGAATGAAAAAGTTAAGAGATTGGGATGTGGTCATCAAAAATTCAAAGATAAAATTTCGCATTGGAAAGCACACTCGATTTCTTTCGGTGGTCGAGTAACACTAATTAAATCGTTCCTTTCGAGTCTTCCATTGTATTACTTCCGTTATACCGTGCCCCGCCTTgtgtgataaaagaattagaaagaGTGAGGAGAGATTTCTTTTGGGGTAATACTGGGGAGGGGAAAAAATTGCTTGGGTTAAGTGGGAAAAAATTATGCTACCTTATTCGGATGGATGGCTCAATGTGGGCTCTCTAAATTGTAAAAACTTAGCCTTATTATGCAAGTGGTGGTGGCGGTTTCATAACGAGTCTTCCTCCTTATGGGCCAAAGTCATTACTAGCATATATGGGCTTTGTGGCGGTTTAAACCTTAACTCTACTGCTTTTCGGATTTCTTTTTGCAGTTCTTGGAGTTACATAATTCGTGCGGGCAGATCCCTTACAAGTTTTGGAGTTCTTTTTTACAATTCTTTTCAGAAGGTCGTAGGAGATGGTACATCAacaatgttctagaaggaaatttGGATAGGCGATGGGCGGAGCTTGAAGAAGCGAGCCTAGAGTAGCAGCGCAGCCTATTACGTTTTTCAGACCCCTTTTATATTCTTTCTATTAGTAAAGCGCTAGCGCCCCTATAGAGTCAGGATATTCTGCTATCAATgaaacagaaagaaagaaaaaaccCAGTGCCTTTCCTATAGACCGAGACTTGTAGCTTGATTCTTTACTCATTCCATACTGGGAATAATTGCAGGCGATAACACTTCTTCCTATTTATTTCTCAATGATATCCGACGATCAAGACAATCCCCGTGAAAGTCTTTCATAGAAGTGAATTCTTATTCTTACGAAGCAAATTACATTTCCCATTGATTTGTCCCATGGACCTATTCTGATTCTTAATTATCCGTTGCTACGTTGTTCCCAAGGACTAGCAGAATCAAAATAACTAAATTCTTGGGTCATCTCATGCCTGTTCATCCATTACGAAAAGACCTTCCTCTGAGTGGATATGTGGAAGTACATCAACGTGTTACATGGCAAGACGGCAGATGCAGTTTTAATTGGCAGTGGTGCAGAGAACCTTTCGGCAGAACCATGGCGGAACAAACAGCACTAATTGAATTACTCAACAATCATACTCTCGGCAGCAACAATAATTCAGATTCCTGGAAGTGGTCAATGGCATCGAACGGTTTATTTACAACAAAAAAACTAAATAACATCATCATGGAGAAAGTATTTGCAGGTGAGAAAAGCCAACCCGAAACAATAAGAAATCCGTTAGTTCCAAAAAAAAAGTGGAGATATTTATATGGAGAGCACGGAAAAAAAGATTACCGACATTATGTGAACTCGACATGCGAGGGGTGGATCTCCATTAGGTGAGATGTTCTAATTGTGATAATGACGTTGAATCCATTGATCATGCCTTAATCTTTTGTAATCTCGCATATGATGTTTGGTCGAGAGTATATAAGTGGTGGGGTTTTGGACCATATGTGAGTGTTGCCGAAACATTTGCAGGATCCGTAAACCAAAGCAACTCGGAGCTTGGACCGAAAATATGGCAAGCGGTCGAATGGACATGCGAATATCTTATTTGAAAAAAATTGTAACTCAAAGATTTTCAAGAATAAGAATTGGTGTGTTCCTTCTTTGGTAAACGAGATCCAAATTCTAAGCTTCGATTGGATTTCAAAAAGATTAAAAGGTCCGAAAATTGAATGGTGTTCTTGGCTATCGAATCCGCAAATCTACCTTTCCATTTAAGTCGTTTTGTGCTACCTAGCATTATAGGTTTAGATTTGTAGTTTCGTGATTTGTATGTATGTAATCGTGAGGTTATAGGTTGCAGGTTGTTTTGTTTTGCAACCTCCATGTACTCTTTTTTCTAATTAATAAAATTGCttgttgcctttaaaaaaaaaatatccttTAACATCTTGCTAGGgatcgttttatttatttaattgattCTTtggtcgttaaaaaaaaaaatttcctttcATTTACTTCGATTTATAAGATTAATTAAATAGTTGCTAAACATTTATGTAAGCGATTCATATTTTTGAGAAGAATTTATTGACTCAAAACAAACGTACTAAAATTTCATTATTTCGAATTTTGGGAAAAAGATATTCAATGAGCAATACAAATCACTAAAAGCATGATAtcatataaattaaattaaataattaggaCACACTATTATTTTGTATAGTCTAATTATAATGATGTATGGGCAAATAATAATTAATGCAGAGGACCTACTAAAGAATTGAGATTTGCCTTCTTTGAATAAgacattatttatttacttatattaTTCATTTTCAAGATTAAGATGGTCAGATTGTCTCCTgaatttattttattaagaacacaAGAAGTGGTTACCGAAGCTTTTAATGTTTTTAATTGATTTTTCAAATATATTGAAGGTGAAAAAGTGAAGGGGTCATTGCAGTATTTTGTTCTTAAAGTGAAGTGGTTAGGGGTTAAAATGTGCCCTCAAgttcattttttttaaattaatcaaaaaagtaaggaaaataaaaaagAGAATGAGAATGAGATACCAACGTCTGTACGAGGACACCGAGAGATCCACCAACGACAGCTAAAACGCCTACGTAGAGTAAGAAATGTAGATTCCTGATGTCGAAGAAACGTTATAGGACTTGCTGTAAGGGTACAAATAACACCTAGACAATAAGACCATAGATAATGGTGACGCTGATGTGGAATGGATGAGAGATTTTTTTGGGTTATGCATGTGACATGTTAAGTATGTGGTTTGCAATGGGAAGGTTGTTGGGGGTGTTTGTGGGTTATGTGGCAAAACATAATTGAAGATTGGGTTAAAAAGTGGTAAAAAGGGTAGGAACGgaatttaaaaaaaatactaaaatcacAAACGCACCTTTTTGCTATTTTTCATTGACAAacgcccgattttttttttttttttttttttttgttgacaaACTCCCTAATTATAGGTGTTTGTGGGGCGTTTGTCATGTCACATAGGCGTAAGTGAAGTCACAAACTCCGCGTAATCTATGGTCTAAGGCTAAAAATATCACAAACGCCTTCATTATCTTATTCTTTATTGTAAGATACAACCAAATAACATCTCAAAACCATATTTTTAAAAGTTAAAGGTGTAAAACATAAATAATACTGTATTTTTGAAAGTATAGATAAGGGAGGGGTGGTGAAGCAAGACCCGAGAGCAATATTATAGAGAACAACCATTACTTGCTTACTCTACCTTCATTTCTTCCTTTTAATAACATCTTcattttcattcaatcatcatcttcaaagttgaaaaacaattaaaaagattgACATTTCTTATAAAGAGaaaaaatattattatcaaaaaaatGGGAAACTGTCAAGCAGTAGATGCAGCTGCATTAGTAATACAACATCCAAATGGAAAGATAGAAAGAATGTATTGGTCTATAACTGCAAGTGAGGTAATGAAAATGAATCCAGGTCACTATGTTTCCATCATTATTCCACTGCCTCCTGAAGACGGTACAAAAATCGTTCGGTTTACACGTGTCAAGCTTCTTCGCCCAACCGACACTCTTGTACTTGGTCGAGCTTACCGTCTTGTTACTTCTCACGGTTAGTTCGATATTCGTAATAAAAATTGGATTTTTATTTTCTTTGATGGTGGTTGAATTGTGAATTCTGCAGAGGTTATCAAGGTTGTAAGAGCAAAAAGACATGCAAAGATGATGAAAGACATCAACCCACTTGAATCAATTGAAACTGCTAATGGTGATCAAGGGAATACAATAGTGGATAACACAAATCAGGTGATTAACATCTTGTAAAATTTCATTGAAAAGCATGAAATTTGTTGTTAAAATCCTTTTTATTATTGAAAAATATCTGAAATTGTTGATTTTTAGGTGGAGTTACATGAAAGGATGTTCAGGCAAAGATCTGGTTCTTCATCGTCGATATTAGCTGCTACGAGATCAAAATCATGGCGGCCTGCTCTGCAAAGTATCTCAGAAGCTACAAGTTCAATGACGAATAAATGAGATGATTTTTTTATGATCTATGAgcatattagtatatatattacatattcaagaaaaggaaaaaaaaaatggcTCTAACACTTTGATTCATCACATGTATATTAATCTTGATAAAACACGTTGATATTGAGTTCAAAGTTGCCTCCTTTATGTGTGCTGCTTATGTTTTTCCCAAATTTGACCATCATTCTAGCGTAAATACAAGCATTAGAGGCTGAAAAAAGTTCTTTTTGCATTTATGTTTATTAATCTGTCACAAAATCAATAAGtatgttgtattttttttttattaatatcttCATAAGAAAGTGTAGTCAAGTTAATATGAAAAGCCAACTTCTTTTATTAATCAAAGCTCCCTGATATTACATTACTGCTTGAAGGAATTTCAAAATAAAATGTGGTCTAAAGGGAAGTTGCTCCCTGTTCAAATCAGGAGTACCATTGCATCATGCATTTGGTACAACATGCAACAGCAACagcaatacccaatcccacaaaagtggggtatgggagaggtgggtgtaaacaatcattcctcgtaccctagattagaaggaagtcactactccagccgcgggtatagaacccgcgcctagataaggtcgtccctccctctactctagagcaaaagagattgcttTCAAACGGACCTCCGGCCAGAAGTGCTCAAAAAACGAAAAGATAGGGCAAAAgatacgtacctgtaagagttatgtgcTCCTAGCAAGAAGCAACCATACACAGTAGCCAAAAAAGAGAACACATAAagcagtaatgcacaacagtagGGCAAATAGCATGGATCATACAGAGCACAAAACCATTTAAAATCAAGTAAACATACAgacaaacaaaataaatacatatatatatatacacgcgcACCACACATGAGCATTGATAAAAAAAACTCAtgcttaaacatatatacatatagatacattcgTAGATTATATACTTAGGTGCAGAAACAAGACAGACAAACATACATACACAAATACATGTTACATAGATACATAGGTACATATATAGGTAACCAACATATGCAGCGGTACATATATATAGTCTAAAAACATATAAATAGATACAGGTGCATATATACTACGTGGAGGGTTATATATAGTGTAGCTATAGAATAACtagttatagttatatatgtagttgtataataaatgtataatacacattgaaaaaaaaaaaaaaaaaaaaaaaaaaaaaaaaaaacttacccaATTATtccaattctactcctccacaggctcctatcagaagtcatgtcctccgtcagtagaagctctttcatgtccagcttcaatctatcctccatcctacgtctaggtctaccccttctccttacgccgccaacggcgagggtctcgactctcctaaccggggctaaaagtgggtgcctcctaacatgcccaaaccatctaagtcgtccttccctaagtttgttgatgatgttcccaacttccaatttctccctaaaaactccatttggtatcatatctagcatggtcttaccacacgtccatctaagcattctcatttctgccacctccattctcctctcttgggccttcgtcattggccaacactccgatccgtacagcatggctggtctgattgccaccttgaagaatttcccttttaGCTTAAAGGggaccttcttgtcgcacaacacccctttcgcagccctccacttcaaccatcctactcgtatacgatgcgtCACGTCCTCATCTATTCTTCCCGaattgtgaagcatcgagcctaaatatctaaaggacccTTGCGGGGGTAAAATCTGATCCCCAATTCGGATATCCACTATATCGTCGTGTTCCTCTTCACTCGTcttgaaatcgcatctaaggtactcagatttaagtctgctaatccgtaggccatttgattctaaggcgatcctccattgctcaagctttctgttaagctcatcctgggaatctgaaactaatacaatatcgtcggcgaaaatcaggcaccatgggatgttgtcttgtatcctatgagtcaactcatctaggatcaaagcgaaaagataagGGCTAAGTGCAGATCCCTGATGTAGACCTACCTCTACAGGGAAAAACTCTGTGTTTCCTACCGTCGTACGTACACGAGTCTTCGCCCcctcgtacatatctctaatagatcttatatatctacttgggacacccctaacattaagagtcttccaaatcagctcaCGTGGGACACAATCATAagctttttccaagtctaagaacgccatgtgtaggttcttttgtttttccctatacttctccataaggcttctaactATGTGAATCGCTTCCGTCGACGAGCGACCTGGCATGAaaccgaattggttctctgaaacctttatctcgcgtcggagcctcgtctccatcactctttcccaaagcttcatagtatgactaagtaactttatgcctctatagttactacatatttgcgcatctcccttgttcttgtaaatgggaataacctcactgagtctccattccataggcatatttgcgcttctaaacgtcttgttgaaaaggtttgtcaaccatctaaccccatcgcctcctaggcacttccacgcctcaatcggaatttggtctggtcctactgctttgtttctccccatctttcgtagggcCAATCTAACTTCCTCCTGGTTAATCCTCGTGCAGAAACAGTTGTTTTGGAACTCCCGAACCTCGTGTGGTTCACCGTTCCGCTCTGGTCTTCCCCTACCGAAAAGGGATGCAAAATattcttcccatcttttcctaataagATCTTCTCTTACTATACTTTAACCCGCTACATCCTTGATAAATTTAATGTTACCTAAGTCCCTGCTtcttcgctccctagctttggctatcctaTATATGTCATTAGAACCCTCTTTAGGTACAACATGGTAGCTGAAAATTATTGCCATTGATGAACCTAGACAGGCAGTGTACAAGTTCATATGCCTTAGGTACTGCAAGTTAGTTAGGCTATATACAAAGACTTCTTTTATGCTGTCATTAAGACACTGATTGATAAATTATTCTTTGTGAGGGGTAGATGGGTCATTTCACTGTCAATCATTGATCTTACACAATCAGGTGAGGGACAAATCAGGTACTTGTTAAGTAGAAGATATGTGTGTTTCAACACATTTAATGTAACTACTACCAAACTAGCATCATAAAGAATACATGTCCCTCCCACTctcaatgattttttttttttttttttacttctttgACTTGCTATAGTCAAAATTTGACCCTTGCTTTACACAACAAACAAGGTTACACCATATCTAACATCATAAACATTAGAAAGTTAGGATAGAAAGGACATGAGAATAATTATATGCACATAATTGTACCAAAAGTGCTCTTACTAAAAACATATATATCTGTCATAGCGCCATCTCCAATAACTTTCTAATTATTTGATCTTATAAGAAACtggttgcaatacttattgacccACTTCTATAAACAAGCTACTAATATATGAACAtgaaactcaaacaataatcttcaaGTAACAAAATGTTTTTTTTCCCTTGATAACACTTATTACTTGgcatttacataaaaacaaatctATTAGTGTAGTAACCGAAAAACACTCAAGATGTTATTCATCAAGACTAGTCTTCATCggtctcttcatcatcatcatcattatcatccccACCACCATTACCATACCTCCACCCGTCCTCGCGATCTTCTTCGGTCTCTTCACTGTCTTCTTCCTCGTGCACCGGTTTAACCACCGGTCGTGGCTGTTTCTTAGCCACACTTGCAACAGCACCAGGTGGCGGCTTGCGCATGATAGCTTTGGCGGGGGGAAGCTTTATGTTGGGTTTTGGCCGGTTTGGTTTCTGAGCTTTGGTGGTCCCACGTTTGACAAGATATCCTTCATGGTCACTGCCAGCGTCCATGTCAGCATCGTTGTTTTTATTACGAGGGGCGTTTTTGGGATTATCTTCAGGGAAATGGCCCGGGTGCTCTCTTCTTAAATGGAGGTTGAGCTTGTATTCATGGATGTAAGCTTTTCCGCATCCTTCATACGGACACGCGTAAGGCCGGTCAGGTGATGGAACGGCGTAAGTGGGAGCTGCAGCCGCTTTTGGTGGCTTTGGAGGAGGTTTTTCCACGGGTTGTTGGACTTGGACGTACTTGGGTGCCAATTCAACCATATTACTCATATTCTGATGGAatttcagaaagaaaaaaaaaacaaaagatcTTTTAATATTGATATACTTATTTTGTTCAGTAAATTGTGTAAACTAAAATGTGGGTATGTATCAAGATCGAACCTTTTCATGGTGAGACATAATGTGATTCTTTAGCTTGTACTCATGAGCGTATCTCTTGCCACATTCTTGAAATGGGCAGATATGATAATTTTCTTGAGAATGTGTCTTCATGTGAGACCTCAGGTTGAAATCCAACGAGAATGCCTGCAAAAGTAAATAGATGACATCACATACGTTAATGCTAATATTAGTATCTGTTGGTGCCCCAAAAAAATCTCAAATAAGATTAGATTAAATAAAATAAGAAACAAGAATCAATGTTGTATGGATTATGGAACATCTTGCTAAGGGAGCGATAGATTTATTATTACCTTACCGCAACCTTCATGTGGACATATGAAATCCCTTTCGCCTGTGTGGATAAGAAAATGTCTCTTTAACTTTGAACTATCCAAAAATTTCTGCAACAAAGCATAAATTCTCACAATTGTGAGGAATTAAAGCATAAGGTTAATTACATATTTCCCCATGTTGTATCAAACATACCCAACCTAACTCAAAAATATCACATATACCCAAATTACCAGATTCTTAATAACAATATCAATTACACCCCATTGGTTCAAACTCCATCCATAATATCAAAGTTGTGATCAGTAATATCATTCCTTGTTGTAAGTTTGGAAAAATAAATTTGGCCTATATAGTTTATTTGTTCTTTATTTGTGGCATGTGTACGTAATCAATGTCATGAACTACCATTGACCCATATCTGATATCTCCATAGCAATTTGATGTTACATGTTTCCACCTTCAATTAAGGGTATTAGGTTTATAGCTGATAACTGATTTATTCGTGCCCAGCCTACAGATCCTATCCCCTTGCAGCTAGAGCTCTTGATGGCACGTTCAAGTATTCTCAACAAAGAGAAGGAAAGTAATGTATCACAATTAGTGTTCATGTCTTCTTTGAGTAAAACCTAACTTTTAACAGACGCACGATAAGggtataataatacttaatttatTTTTAACTAACTAGTGGGTTTTAAAGATGTAATTGTAATCCAATTAGTAACATGGGTATAAATGATATTTTCTAGTTAATTTGggtatacttaatatttatatggtttAAGGACAAAATATGTAATTCTCCCTTAAAAAATTAAAACTATATATTTCCACCCCACAATTCTCAATCCAAATTGATACTTGACTTAAATGTTGATAATTAGGTTATGATCAAGATTGTGCTAACAACTGCCTATAAGATAAAATAAAGGATGTACCTTTCCACAATTCTCATAATGACAAACATACTGTCTCTCTCCATGAATGTGAGAATGCTTCCTTAAAGCCCCAGCATCGATAAATGTTTTCCCGCAACCTTCATAGCTGCAAAGGAAAAGAACTTCAGTAGTTGGTTCCGGTTCAGGTTCTACAGGCGCCACTGGATCATCCATCTTCTCTTTAATGGCCTTCATTTGGGCCTCTGTTTgcacataaaaaaaaaaagaaacaaaattaattaatattgtTAAAGAAACAACTTTGTACAACTAGCTATTTTCTTTAACGATAAATTTCAGATTGTTTTTTCAGTCGGTAACTACTGACCTGTGACCCATTTCATAACGTAGCATTTCCCACCTGTTGCTACAACATCCTGAGGTACCCTGggtaaataatgatgataataacaatcAGTTTGACCACATGAAACCAAAGACAATCATAATAGTTGGGATGGCAGTGTGATGGGAATCCATTAAATAACCATAACTGGAAATCCTTAAAGATCTAACCATGTCCAGTGGCGAAACTATGTGGGTGTGGGATGTTGTGGGGTGgtttgtggggggggggggggctcccagtggaattttttttttcagcgtaaaatttttgggtttttcgactttgaccccagtggattttttttttttgccccaaaacctacatattttgccccaaaatcttcaaattttgccaaaAAACTTCTAAATTTtggcccaaaaccttcaaattttgtccaaaaaaattgctacagtttttttttttttttttttttttttgcccccggtaaaaaaaaaaaaaaaaaaatcctagttCCTCCGCTGACCATGTCAGATGTGTTTTGGTCAATAATCACTTGAACAATAACATTGCAGAAAAAAGAAAGGCAGacgtttaaaaattaaaatatatatgcatatacatggtTCAACAATGTGCCTATATCCGATGTAAAGACTGTTACTAGCATTCTGATCATAAAATCACATGAATTTAGAAGTTGCATAAGGACTGAACATATCATATAGTGTGTAAATGTGTAATACATGTCCATCAAACCTAATATACAAAAAACAGGCAATCAATAATTCAAGATTCCACATGTCAATGTCTGAATTGGGGAGGGGTTGTTATAACAATCACTAGATTAAATCTATAAAATAAAAGTAAGAGGGAGGGGAGAATTACCATTGTTTGAACCACTTAACAGCAGGGGTTTTGGATTTGATAAAGGGGCGTCGTTCGAACAAATTGTGGAACGATTGATGATGCTCCATAGTTTATGATTGTGATTGTAACTGGATAAAAAAGTGAATTTACTAGCAACAGATATTAGTAATTGGTAATAATTTTGATTATTCGGGGATTATTAGGGTTTTGTGAATTGGGAAGATGAAGACGGTGGTGGTTTAATTTGGGGAAATAGAAAAGGGAGTTAACCGGGAAGGCTTGACCGCAGCTAAAAGGTAGGCATTGTGTTGGATTTGGAAATTGGGATTAAGATGGTTCGGGTCAAGATCCGCTGTTGTTTGAACCGGTTTATGGTACTGAATAACTTTGCATATGGTATACTTTTCTCATGTTTTGTACCGAGTactttgtagtttttttttttccTACTTGGGAAAGAGATTTGATAAGAGTCTGTATGGCTAAATGGTGTTCTACTTTTTCGGTACGACTCGGATTCA comes from Rutidosis leptorrhynchoides isolate AG116_Rl617_1_P2 chromosome 4, CSIRO_AGI_Rlap_v1, whole genome shotgun sequence and encodes:
- the LOC139844697 gene encoding uncharacterized protein, which translates into the protein MGNCQAVDAAALVIQHPNGKIERMYWSITASEVMKMNPGHYVSIIIPLPPEDGTKIVRFTRVKLLRPTDTLVLGRAYRLVTSHEVIKVVRAKRHAKMMKDINPLESIETANGDQGNTIVDNTNQVELHERMFRQRSGSSSSILAATRSKSWRPALQSISEATSSMTNK
- the LOC139844698 gene encoding zinc finger transcription factor YY1-like produces the protein MEHHQSFHNLFERRPFIKSKTPAVKWFKQWVPQDVVATGGKCYVMKWVTEAQMKAIKEKMDDPVAPVEPEPEPTTEVLFLCSYEGCGKTFIDAGALRKHSHIHGERQYVCHYENCGKKFLDSSKLKRHFLIHTGERDFICPHEGCGKAFSLDFNLRSHMKTHSQENYHICPFQECGKRYAHEYKLKNHIMSHHEKNMSNMVELAPKYVQVQQPVEKPPPKPPKAAAAPTYAVPSPDRPYACPYEGCGKAYIHEYKLNLHLRREHPGHFPEDNPKNAPRNKNNDADMDAGSDHEGYLVKRGTTKAQKPNRPKPNIKLPPAKAIMRKPPPGAVASVAKKQPRPVVKPVHEEEDSEETEEDREDGWRYGNGGGDDNDDDDEETDED